The window TCACCTAAAAGGGAGGCTTTAATAGGAAAGCTATGATTAGAATAATAAATCTCCGCGTGGCTGTTACGGTTAAGTCGGATATCAAAAGTATTGTAGAAAAGAAATATCCCCCGTTGCGTGGTGCTATCGAAACGATTCATGTTGTTCGACGTGCCGTAGATGCCCGTAAGAAGCCAAACATTGTTTTTGTATATACCCTATTCATTGAGGTTCATAATGAAGGTCAAGTCATGAAAAAGCTTGGTAAAGAAAAGGATGTATCTGTATTTGCTGCAGAAGATCCAGAACCTATCGTTTTGGGGTCTGTACCATTAGCACATCGTCCTGTTGTTATGGGCTTTGGCCCTGCGGGGATGCTTGCAGCCTTTTACTTAGCTCGTGAAGGCTATCGCCCAATCGTGCTTGAACGCGGTCAAGATGTAGATACACGTAGTCATGATGTAGAGACATTTTGGAAAAAGGGTATATTTAAGCCTGAGTCCAACGTACAATTTGGGGAAGGCGGCGCAGGAACTTTTTCCGATGGTAAGTTGACAACTCGCATTACCCATCCGCGTTTACATGAAATATCTAAATACTTTGTAGAGTTTGGCGCGCCTGAAGAAATCTTATATAAACATAAACCTCATGTAGGTACTGATAAATTGCGTACCATGGTAAAAGCCATGCGTGAGCGCATCATCGAATGGGGCGGTGAAGTCCGCTTTGGTTCTAAGGTAACAGATTTATTTATTGAAAATGACCGTATCGTAGGCGTTGAAGTTAATGGTAGTGAGCGTATTGATACGACTGTTGTTTTGTCTGGTGTAGGCCATAGTGCACGTGACACATATGAAATGCTTTATAAACGTAATGTGGAAATGACGGCAAAACCATTTGCTATCGGTGTTCGTATTGAGCATGATCAAGCTGTAATCGATGCGTCCCAATATGGCGTGGAACCATCTAGCTTGGGCCTCGGTGCAGCAGAATACTCCCTCGTGTACCATGATAAAGAATCAGGCCGTACTGCATATAGCTTCTGTATGTGCCCAGGAGGTCAAGTAGTAGCATCTGCCTCTGAAGATGGTGGCGTTGTCGTAAATGGCATGAGTTTATACGCTCGGGATAGCGGTGTTGCTAATAGTGCTATCGTAGTCAACGTAGGTCCAGATGACTTTGGTACTCATCCATTAGATGGCATCGCATTTCAACGAGAATGGGAACGCAAGGCCTATGAGTTGGGCGGTTCTAACTTCCATGCACCTGCACAAACAGTAGGGCAGTTTTTAGGGCTTTCACAAGCACCTAGCGTACAAAATAGTATATATAGCTACGAGCCAGGTGTTGTAAATTGCGATTTACATGATTGCTTGCCATCATTCGTCACATCCGTATTAGAGCGTGCCTTGCCATACTGGGGACGTCGCATCCGAGGGTTTGATGATCCTGCGGTGTGTATGACAGGCGTTGAAACACGTACCTCTGCGCCGCTCCGTATGGGACGCAATGAAGAACGCATTTCTCCTACTGTAGGAGGTTTCTATCCTATGGGTGAGGGGGCTGGCTATGCAGGGGGAATTATGAGTGCTGCCCTTGATGGCGCGGAAACGGCCATTTTATGTATGGCAAAATACGCAAAACCTAATTAGTGGGAATTATACTGATGAATTGAATTACAGTATAGATTCATACTATTTATGTAATATAGATGTGACTTTATAGTAGGTATGCTTTCTATATTATGATATAATACACAACAGTAATTATTGAAAAGATACACACGGTAGATATATAGACTTGTGAAACTTTCACAAATCCTTAGAGGAGGATAATTATGGCTCGTTTATTTGGTACAGATGGTGTACGTGGTGTTGTTAATGAGTTTTTAACGCCGGAATTAGCCTATCATTTAGGTCGTGCGGCAGGAACGCATTTTGGTAAGAAAAAGGATCACCCTACGTTCTTGATTGGTCGCGATACACGGATTTCTGGTTCTATGCTTGAAAGTGCATTAGCGGCGGGCATTTGCTCTGTTGGTGGTAATGTAGTAATTGCAGGCGTTATCCCAACTCCAGCAGTAGCGTACCTTGTACGTCAACAAGGTTTTGATGCGGGTGCTGTTATTTCTGCATCTCACAATCCATATCCAGATAATGGCATTAAATTCTTTGATGGTAATGGCTATAAATTACCTGATGAAGTGGAAGATGAATTGGAAAAATATGTTCGTCAAAGTGCAGATAATGAATTGGCGCGTCCTACTGGTGATGGTATTGGTAAAATTGAGTTCAATAGTAACTTGGCTCATTTATATGCTCATTTTGTACGTCACACAATCGATACGTCCCTTGAAGGTTTGACTATCGTTTATGATGGTGCTAATGGCGCAGCGTCCAGTGTAGGTCCGGAAATTTTGTCTGGACTAGGGGCTAAAGTCATCAATATTAATGTGAATCCAGATGGGTTGAATATCAATCATCATTGTGGTTCCACACATATTGAAGGCTTACAAGTAGCCGTACAACAACATAATGCAGACCTTGGTATTGCTAATGATGGCGATGCTGACCGCTGTTTATTGGTTGATGAAAAAGGTCAAGTCCTCGATGGTGATCAAATCATGTTGCTATGCGCCCTTAAGTTGAAAGAAGAAGGAAAACTTAAAGGTGATACCATAGTTGGTACCGTTATGAGTAATATTGGATTCCATAAAGCAGCAGAAGAACTTGGTATGAAAACAGTTTCCACTGCTGTTGGTGATCGATATGTATTGGAATACATGCGTGAACATAATCTTTCCGTTGGTGGTGAACAATCTGGTCACGTAATCTTTTTAGATCACAATACCACTGGTGATGGCATGTTAACAGCTGTTCAAGTGGCAGCTCTTATGAAGGAGAAAAAGCAACCTCTTTCTGAATTGGCCGGCATTATGACAAAATACCCACAAGTTCTTGTAAATGTTCGTGTAGCTACAAAAACTGGCTGGGAAGACAATGACCTCATCAAAGCTGCTATCGTAACAGCTGAAGGAGAACTTGGTGATGAAGGTCGCGTTTTAGTACGTGCATCCGGGACAGAACCACTCATTCGTGTCATGGCTGAAGGGCCTAACCAAGAAGAACTACAATCCCTGTGCCAAGAAATTGCTGATATTATCGGTAGAGAACAAGGGTTGGCTGAATAAAAGTAGGGTGTGAGGAGGCAGAGGAGCTTGCGACGATGAAGCCCACACATCACTTTGTTCCGAGTGTAAGATTTCGCCAAGCAAAATCCACAGCGAGGAACCATCTTTACTGAGATTAATCCTATGGATTTTAATAATTGTGAATCCATTCTACAATTTGATATCAAAGGTATCCCCTCCTATATATGTCCCTTTGCTCCGTCCTACGTAAAGTCACTGCAGGAACATATATAGGAGGTTTAGAGATGAGTGATATTTAAAATTGAATAATCATAATGAATAATCTTTTTATTTTGGTTTATTCTAAGCTTAGAGGGTGAAATTATGAAAACAATAGGTTTAATTGGGGGAATGAGCTGGGAAAGTACGATTACGTATTACCAAGTCTTGAATGAAACTATTAAGCACGTTTTGGGCGGCTTACATTCAGCAAAATGTATTTTATATAGCGTCGATTTTGAAGAGATAGAAAAGTGTCAAGTAAATGGAGATTGGGTCAGAAGTGCTGAAATTTTATCCGATGCTGCTCAATCTTTAGAAAAGGCTGGTGCTGATTATATTGTTATATGCACGAATACAATGCATAAAGTAGCGGATGAAATAAAAAGACATATTCACATTCCACTTCTTCATATTGCGGAAATGACTGCAGTAGAGTTGGAAAAATCAGGTATTACAAAGGTAGGTCTGCTCGGTACCAAGTACACGATGCAACAAGATTTTTATAAATGTATCTTGGAAAATCGGGGGATTCATGTTGTTATACCTAACGAAGATCAAGTCGAACTTGTGAATGATATTATATATAATGAATTGTGTTTAGGTGTTATTTCTAATGAATCTAAACAACAATACTTAGATATTATTGGTGATTTGGTAAAATCTGGTGTACAAGGTGTTATCTTAGGCTGTACTGAAATTGGGCTACTTATTAAACAAGATGATACGGATATACCTTTATTTGATACTACATTGATACATGCAAAAAATGCGGCTTTAATTTCTATTGATAGAGCATAATATAGTTAGGTTTTATTTTGTTCAAGCAACATAACTCTCTATTAGATATTTTATTCATTTTTAGAATATTTAATAGAGGGTTATTTTTATGCAATTAGAATTAGATAGAGGCTAAAGGAAATCTTTTTGTATAGTTTGAATTTATATGAGCGGCGTTATTATAGGCACAACAGTATATAAGTAATAAATTATGTTATTATAAACATATGGTCTAAAACATGTTCGGTGATAGTAAAGGTGTAATATGAAACTTGCTATAAGAGAGTATTGGCAAAATCTAAAAATAGAATATGAAACTACTTATAAGGTATCTATATTTAGTGATTATAATGTATTAAAGGAATATGTAGAGTGTTTTAAAACATACTTGAATGGTTTGCTGCATGAGCATCCGCATGATTTAAATATAGTATGTGCTTTAGCAACTGTTGAACAGGTGTTGCGGCATGAAGAAAATTCAATACAACTATTAGAAGAGTTTCTCAGAAAATATATAGAAGAACTGAGTGATACCGATAAAGCAAGAGTTTATACTAATTTAGCTTTTTATTATAACGATGAGGGAAATATAAAAGAATATGACTATCTATCTGCAGCTGTGAAGCTAAATTCTCCATATATAGAAACTTACAGAGGGCTGGCTTTATATCATTTTTCAGCTTATAGAGATAAAGGTTCTGTAGAGGAATTGAAGGAAAGCTTACGTGCCTTTGAAAAGGGAAGAACAGTATCCGATGGTTATGAAATGAACTTTGGCTATGCAGTGTGTTTGTTTGAGCTTAAGGAATACGAGAAAGCAAAGGTCATTTTTGAAGAGTTATTAAAAAGCTATCCCAATAGGATGAGGTTACTAGTTTGTATTGCTTATTGTGATGTGTATTTAGGTAATAAAAAGCAAGCCCTCGATCGTTTGAAGCAAATTAAGCTTGGAGGCGATGTAGCATATCATTTAAGTAATGATGAAGTTTTTGAGTTTGATATCATTGACGTCTATTATATATTAGATGAGTATAGCCTATTCTTAGACGAATGTGAAAAGGCTAAAGAGCACTGTGATTTAAGTGATGGCCCTTATTACTTTGGTCTTTGGATTATGAATCAACATGATATGTTCCGTCGTGAAGTGGACAAGCAACGAACAGAAATATTGGCATGCATTGGAAATGCAAAAATGGACGAAGACTTTGATAGCGAAGAAGAAAAGCAGGACTATATCAAAAGCTGGGAAGATGATTTAGAGAATCTAAATTTGTTGGAACATAAAATTAAAGACGAAAACTACAAACCTATGGTTAAATTAAAACTGTGGCCTATATATGGCTGCTATTTAATAGACCGTTTAACTCATAACTTATAATACGCTAACTTCATAGTGATAGGGCTAAAGAATATTTATATAGTTGAAGTTTTATAGTTTTGATTGAAAAAGAATAGCACTACTTTGGATTGGAATAATTCAAAGTAGTGCTTTTATTATTATTTATCAGCCACAACGAGTTTGTATCCATTTAAGTGAATGTTACTACCTGTTGAGTCTTCGTTGTTCAAGGATTTTACATAGCTGTCGCCTGTTAATATCCAATTGGAGTCTTTGCTGAGTTTCACAGTTACTTCTTTAGCAGCATTGTCTGTGTTTACAGCGCCTACAAGACTAGATCCATTTGTCATGTCTAGTGCGATGGTACTGATTGAATCAGCCACAATATTACCGCTTAGTTCTTGATTAGATGTGCGGAGTGTAAGATGACCGCCGTTCTCACCAGTTTTTCCCCAACGGGAGTCGGCAGCTGCTTTCACTAGGGTAGAAGTGTTCGGCATAGAGATTACATTGTTAGAAAGGTCTACTTCAGCAGTAGTGTTGTTTACATAGAGGAACGCACCCGTAGCGTGAGTTGTAAGTGTGTTATTTTCTGCTTTCAGACGAGCAATACCGTTTTCAGCATCACCAGAGAAGCTTTGATATAGCATGAAACCATTATCTTTGTAGCCTGTTACATTGGAGTTTGTAAGGGTAATAGAATTTTTACCTTCTACGACGCCAATTTCACTGTTATTCGCTATGCCGTTGACATTGTTCACTATAATATTACCCGTGGAGTAGATAACAGGACTGCCTTCGCCAGATGTCGTAAGTTTGGCTGCTTCTGTGGTGATAGTGCCTTCTCCGCGATCTGTAGCAAGTGTAGCAGAGTGAGCCCCTTCAGTGGTGATAGTTAGGTTTTTGCCATTTACCGTACCTTTGTAAGTAGCATCTAAACCACGAGAGGAATCGCTTTTGGTGTGAATATTAGTATTTTCTACGTTGATAACAGAGCCTTCACCAGTGGCAAAGACTGCGTTAGAGCCTTTAGAGTTAGATGTAATATTACTGCCTTTAATATTGATTTGGCTCCCCTCGATACCGAGGACTACTGCATTTTGACCACGGAAATTGCTGTTGTCATCGCTTGTAGTGTCGCCTGTTTTATCGAAAACGCTATTTTCAATATCAATTACCGCTTTATTTTTACCGATGAAAGCATTCTGATCGGCCGTTGTGTTTGTCATCGATTCGTGAGCAATGGATTTGTTTTCTGTAGCGATAGTTGTGCCTTTAAAAGTACTAGGATCTACTTCAACTTGTGGTGCCATTCCATTAGGGGCTCCATTCTGCATAGCTGTTGGAGGCATACCGTTAGGAGTGCCAGAAGGAGGATTCCCATTTGGAGGTATTTGGTTAGACGTGCCTGTAGGGACATGACCGGCAGGTGGTTTGCCGTGAGGTGCACCGGTTGGAGGTGTGCTTCCTTGTGCAGATGGTACTGTTTTAGTTTGTTCTGTTGTGGTTACAACTGCTACGTTGGTATTAGTTTGAGTCTCTGCAGCTAATGTTGGGATAACTGCTAATGTCGATAAAGCGGCACCAAGGACTGCAGGTAACACCCAACGACGTAATTTTCTATATGATAAGCTATTCTTTTTAGTTTTATGTTGTTTCTTTATAGTTGTTTTATTCATGATTAATATCTCCCAAATTATATACATACATTTTGAAAATACAACAAAATCTAATTGCGTAAAATTTAGAATGATAGAAGTATAATTTCTTACAATGAAAAGGATGTGAAGCATAGAAACAATCTTTTTTATTCCTTTTGACTTATCTGTGGTGGTTTACTTTTTATCGATTTTTCTAGTATAATATACCTCAGTACATATTTTATTTTGTACTGATTCTGCCGTATATCATAGAAAGGAATTCCAAATTCGTAAAGGCGAATAGCGCAAGTACCCGCGAAGGCAGTCGTTAGGGTAGACGAGGTGAAGAGTGATCGAGTCATCAGCGGATGCTCTTCCGGCATATTCATGTCGTAACAGGTATTAAAAAGCCCATCGGTAACGATGGGGACAAAGTATATCTGAATGAATTGTATTGAACTAATATTTAATACATTAAATAGAATATTAATCTAGAATATTAATTAGTTAGCCTTAGTTTTTGCTGGGGCTAGAAATACCCCCAGTTATAGGAGGATATACGTATGTGCGGTATCGTAGGATACATTGGCTTTAATCAAGCATCTGATTTCTTGTTGGACGGTATGGCAAAGTTAGAATACCGTGGTTATGACTCTGCAGGTATTGCTGTTATCGGCCCTGAAAATGTTATTAAAATTCAAAAGAAGGTTGGCCGTCTTGCTAATCTTGAGGCAGTTGTGAAAGCAGATCCTAATGAAGGAACTGTAGGCATTGGTCATACACGTTGGGCTACACACGGTCGTCCATCCGACATGAACGCCCACCCTCATGCATCTGAAGATGGTAAATTTGCTGTTGTACACAACGGCATTATTGAAAACTACATGCCTTTAAAAGAAGAGCTTATTGCAAAAGGGTACCATTTCAAATCTGAAACTGATACAGAAGTTGTAGCTCATTTGTTAGAGGATATGTACGATGGCGATTTCGTGGGCACAGTACGCCGCATGCTAGCTCGTGTTGATGGTGCGTATGCTCTTGAAATCATCTGCTCCGATGAGCCAGATAAAATCATTTGTACTAAAAAAGAAAACCCATTGGTTATCGGCCTTGGCAAAGGTGAAAACTTTGTAGCATCCGATATTCCAGCTATCATTAACTACACACGTGATACATACATCTTGAGCGATGGTGAATTAGCTATCGTAACTCGCGATAATGTATCCGTATTCGACCGTGAAGGTAACCCTGTTGATAAAGAGGTATTCCATGTAAATTGGAACGCTGAAGCAGCAGAAAAAGGTGGTTATGAGCATTTCATGTTGAAAGAGATTCATGATCAACCTAAAGCTGTTCGCGATACATTCGGTACACATATCTCTGAAGATGGTAAAACAGCAATCTTTGATGAGCTAAATTGGACTGCTGAAGATGTAGCAGCTTTCAATAAAATTCTCATCGTTGCATGCGGCACTGCATACCATGCAGGTCTTGTAACAAAACAATATATTGAAAACTTGGCGCGTATTCCAGTTGATGTGGAAATAGCATCTGAATACCGTTACAGCAACCCATTGACTGATGATAAAACATTATGTATCGTTATTAGTCAATCTGGTGAAACATCCGATACATTGGCGGCTTTGAAAGAAGCTAAACGCCTTGGTGCCAAATCATTGGCCATTACCAATGTTGTTGGTTCCAGCATTTCTCGTGAAGCAGATAACAAAGTTTACACATGGGCTGGCCCTGAAATTTCTGTAGCGTCCACAAAAGCGTACACTACTCAATTAGTAGCGGGCTTGTTGTTCGCCGTATACCTAGGTCAATTAAATGGTAAATTAAATCCAGCCTTAGCCGAAGAAATTCTTAGCGGCGTTAAAAACCTACCATCCTTGATTCATGAAATCTTTGAAGTAGACGAAGATATGAAAGCCTTTGCTAAACATTATGGCTTCAAATCTGATGCATTCTTCTTGGGCCGTGCTATCGACTATGCAGTAGCGATGGAAGGCGCTTTGAAGTTGAAAGAAATTTCTTACATCCACGCTGAAGCATATGCTGGTGGCGAATTGAAACATGGTACATTGGCTCTTATCGAAGAGGGCGTACCTGTTATTGCATTGGCTACACAAGAGGATGTTTACGATAAGATGATCAGCAACATCCGTGAAGTAAAAGCTCGTGAAGCTATTGTAATCGGTATTGGCATGAAAGGTGACGAAGAATTATCTAAACACGTAGACCACACAATTTATGTGCCTCGTGCGAATAAATTTATCGCTCCAATCTTAGCAGTTGTACCATTGCAACTATTGGCGTATTATGCAGCAATTACACGCGGTGCAGACGTAGATAAACCACGTAATTTGGCTAAATCTGTAACCGTAGAATAATATATAACCAACAGTGCTTTGGCACTGTTGGTTTATTTCAATATAGGGAGACTATTATGGCAGTTATATTTTCCGGCATCCAACCAAGTGGGGAGTTAACACTTGGTAACTATTTGGGGGCTTTACGTAATTTCTTAGACTATCAAGATACTGATGAATGTTACTATTGTATCGTTAACCAACATGCGATTACGGTACCGCAAGATCCAAAAGAATTATTTCAAAACACTCGTAATTTGGCTGCATTG of the Veillonella parvula genome contains:
- a CDS encoding aspartate/glutamate racemase family protein, which gives rise to MKTIGLIGGMSWESTITYYQVLNETIKHVLGGLHSAKCILYSVDFEEIEKCQVNGDWVRSAEILSDAAQSLEKAGADYIVICTNTMHKVADEIKRHIHIPLLHIAEMTAVELEKSGITKVGLLGTKYTMQQDFYKCILENRGIHVVIPNEDQVELVNDIIYNELCLGVISNESKQQYLDIIGDLVKSGVQGVILGCTEIGLLIKQDDTDIPLFDTTLIHAKNAALISIDRA
- the glmS gene encoding glutamine--fructose-6-phosphate transaminase (isomerizing) encodes the protein MCGIVGYIGFNQASDFLLDGMAKLEYRGYDSAGIAVIGPENVIKIQKKVGRLANLEAVVKADPNEGTVGIGHTRWATHGRPSDMNAHPHASEDGKFAVVHNGIIENYMPLKEELIAKGYHFKSETDTEVVAHLLEDMYDGDFVGTVRRMLARVDGAYALEIICSDEPDKIICTKKENPLVIGLGKGENFVASDIPAIINYTRDTYILSDGELAIVTRDNVSVFDREGNPVDKEVFHVNWNAEAAEKGGYEHFMLKEIHDQPKAVRDTFGTHISEDGKTAIFDELNWTAEDVAAFNKILIVACGTAYHAGLVTKQYIENLARIPVDVEIASEYRYSNPLTDDKTLCIVISQSGETSDTLAALKEAKRLGAKSLAITNVVGSSISREADNKVYTWAGPEISVASTKAYTTQLVAGLLFAVYLGQLNGKLNPALAEEILSGVKNLPSLIHEIFEVDEDMKAFAKHYGFKSDAFFLGRAIDYAVAMEGALKLKEISYIHAEAYAGGELKHGTLALIEEGVPVIALATQEDVYDKMISNIREVKAREAIVIGIGMKGDEELSKHVDHTIYVPRANKFIAPILAVVPLQLLAYYAAITRGADVDKPRNLAKSVTVE
- a CDS encoding NAD(P)/FAD-dependent oxidoreductase, encoding MIRIINLRVAVTVKSDIKSIVEKKYPPLRGAIETIHVVRRAVDARKKPNIVFVYTLFIEVHNEGQVMKKLGKEKDVSVFAAEDPEPIVLGSVPLAHRPVVMGFGPAGMLAAFYLAREGYRPIVLERGQDVDTRSHDVETFWKKGIFKPESNVQFGEGGAGTFSDGKLTTRITHPRLHEISKYFVEFGAPEEILYKHKPHVGTDKLRTMVKAMRERIIEWGGEVRFGSKVTDLFIENDRIVGVEVNGSERIDTTVVLSGVGHSARDTYEMLYKRNVEMTAKPFAIGVRIEHDQAVIDASQYGVEPSSLGLGAAEYSLVYHDKESGRTAYSFCMCPGGQVVASASEDGGVVVNGMSLYARDSGVANSAIVVNVGPDDFGTHPLDGIAFQREWERKAYELGGSNFHAPAQTVGQFLGLSQAPSVQNSIYSYEPGVVNCDLHDCLPSFVTSVLERALPYWGRRIRGFDDPAVCMTGVETRTSAPLRMGRNEERISPTVGGFYPMGEGAGYAGGIMSAALDGAETAILCMAKYAKPN
- the glmM gene encoding phosphoglucosamine mutase gives rise to the protein MARLFGTDGVRGVVNEFLTPELAYHLGRAAGTHFGKKKDHPTFLIGRDTRISGSMLESALAAGICSVGGNVVIAGVIPTPAVAYLVRQQGFDAGAVISASHNPYPDNGIKFFDGNGYKLPDEVEDELEKYVRQSADNELARPTGDGIGKIEFNSNLAHLYAHFVRHTIDTSLEGLTIVYDGANGAASSVGPEILSGLGAKVININVNPDGLNINHHCGSTHIEGLQVAVQQHNADLGIANDGDADRCLLVDEKGQVLDGDQIMLLCALKLKEEGKLKGDTIVGTVMSNIGFHKAAEELGMKTVSTAVGDRYVLEYMREHNLSVGGEQSGHVIFLDHNTTGDGMLTAVQVAALMKEKKQPLSELAGIMTKYPQVLVNVRVATKTGWEDNDLIKAAIVTAEGELGDEGRVLVRASGTEPLIRVMAEGPNQEELQSLCQEIADIIGREQGLAE
- a CDS encoding tetratricopeptide repeat protein, with translation MKLAIREYWQNLKIEYETTYKVSIFSDYNVLKEYVECFKTYLNGLLHEHPHDLNIVCALATVEQVLRHEENSIQLLEEFLRKYIEELSDTDKARVYTNLAFYYNDEGNIKEYDYLSAAVKLNSPYIETYRGLALYHFSAYRDKGSVEELKESLRAFEKGRTVSDGYEMNFGYAVCLFELKEYEKAKVIFEELLKSYPNRMRLLVCIAYCDVYLGNKKQALDRLKQIKLGGDVAYHLSNDEVFEFDIIDVYYILDEYSLFLDECEKAKEHCDLSDGPYYFGLWIMNQHDMFRREVDKQRTEILACIGNAKMDEDFDSEEEKQDYIKSWEDDLENLNLLEHKIKDENYKPMVKLKLWPIYGCYLIDRLTHNL